The sequence ATAAAGTCCGGTTCACTCGACGCAAGCCGCGCTTTCAGTGCGGGGTTGCCGGCATGCGACCCGCCGGTGAAGGCAAAGACGCGCATGCCCGCCGCGCGCGCCGCCGCGACACCGGCCGGACTGTCCTCGATGACGAGGCATTTGCGCGGATGCGCCCGCATGCTGGCGGCGGCATGCAGGAAAAGGTCGGGCGCCGGCTTGCCCTTGGCAACCATGGCGGCACTGAACAGATGCGGCTCCATCAGCCCGAGCAGGCCGGTGACCTCGAGCGCATAGCGGATGCGTTCCAGCGTGCCCGACGAGGCGACGCAGAACGGCAGGCCAAGCTTCGGCAACATCTCCTTGACGCCGGGAATCGGCTTCAGCTCCTCACGGAACTTGCGCATCAGGTCGACACGCATGGCGGTCAGATGCTGATCGCTGATCTCCAGGCCGAAGTCGCGTCCAAGGATCTCGCGCACGCTTTTCATGCTCTTGCCGAGGAAATGCTCGTAGGCGGCGTCCTCACTGACGCTGCCGCCGGCAAGTTCGATCATGCCGAGCAGCGCCGAGATGGAGAGCGCTTCGCTGTCGACCAGCACGCCGTCGCAGTCGAAGATGACCAGTTCAGGCGTCATGATGGCTGATAGCTCTCAGAGCTTGCCGGCGATGTAGCGCGTCAGCGTGGCGCGGGCGCCGTTGGCCCACAGCACGTTGAGCGCATGGCTGAAGGCCTCGACAAACGCCGTGGCGCGGCCGACATCGCCATAGATGTCCTCCATGGCGAGCCAGGCGGCGGGCGCATCCTTTGCCGCCTTTGCCGTTGCCTGCAGCCGGTCCCAGCTCGGATCGTTGGGTTCGATGACGGCGCCGCTGTCCGTCGTGCCGAAGCAGTATCGGCACCAAAGTGCGGACTCCAGCGCCAGGCCGGCGACACCTTTCCCTGCCTTCAGCCGGTCGGCGATGGTCGGGATGATGAATTTCGGCTGACGGTTGGAGCCATCGAGGCAGAGCCGGCGGATGGTGTCGCCGATCTTGGGATTGGAGAAGCGCTTCTCGATGAGCTGGTAATAGTCCTCCAGCACCGTGTCCGGCACCGGCGGCACCGTCGGGATGATCTCGTCATGCTCGAGCTTGTCGAGAAAGCCGCGCACCAGAGGCTCCTGCATCGCTTCATGGACGAAATGGATGTCCATCAGCCCAGCCGGATAGGCAATGGTGGCATGGCCGCCATTGAGGATGCGGATCTTCATCAACTCGTAGGGCGCGACGTCTTTGACGAACTGCACGCCGACCTTTTCCAGCGGCGGACGGCCATCGGTGAAGCGATCCTCCAGCACCCATTGCCGGAACGGTTCGCAGAACACTGGCCAGGCGTCCTCGACGCCGAAATCCTTGGCCAGGATGCCGCGCTCGCGATCCGTCGTGGCCGGTGTGATGCGATCCACCATGCCATTGGGAAAGGCGACATGGCCGCTCACCCAGCTGGCCAGATCCTCGTCGATCAGCCGCGCCAGACCGATGACGCCGTCCGAGGTGACATGGCCATTGTGGGGGATGTTGTCGCAGGACATCACCGTGAACGGCACGGTGCCTTCGTCGCGCCGGCGCACCAGCCCGGCGAGGATGAGGCCGAACACCGTCTTCGGCGTAGCACCGGGCTGCGCGTCAGCAACGATATCCGGATGGGCCGGGTTGAATTTGCCCGACGCCGGGTCGATGAAATAGCCGCCTTCGGTGATGGTCAGCGACACGATCTTGATCGCCGGATCAGCCAGCCGTTCGATGATGCCGGCCGCATCGCCCGGCATCAGGAAGTCGATCATCGCGCCAGTGACACGGGCGCTCATATGGCCGTCATCCTGCTCGACCACCGTGGTCAGCCAGTCCTGCTCTTGGAGCCTGCCGCGACCGACCTTCTCGCCATCGAATACGCCGGCCCCGACCAGCGCCCAGTCATGGCCGACACCTGAATTGAAGAGATCGTCGAGATAGACCGCCTGGTGCGAGCGATGGAAATTGCCGACGCCGAAGTGCACGATGCCGGCCTTGAGCTTTGAACGGTCATATTTCGGACCGCCGACCTTGGCGGGGAGGTTGGCGAGATTGGCGGAAGAGAGTTTCACGGTCATCTGTTTACCCTTTGGCCGGGCTCCGGCCTCGTTACTCCGCCTCTCCCGGTCCTCTCGGGAGAGGGTAAGGGACGGCACATACCTTGCGAGGCCGATGCGGCCTCTGATATTGGCCTCTGCTTCTCGCGGAGGGACGAGAAGCAGAGGCCGTCCCCCCCTCAACTCATCCACTGGCCGCCATCGACATTGTAGGTCTGGGCGACGATGTACTCGGCCTCGTCACTGGCCAGGAAGACCGCCATGCCGGCGAGATCCTCCGGCTTGCCCATGCGGCCGTAAGGCACCCCTTCGCCGACAAGCCTCTTCTTCTCGCCCTTCGGCCGGTTCTCATATTTGGCGAACAGGGCGTCGACTTGATCCCACATGTCGCTGTCCACGACCCCGGGCGCGATGCCGTTGACGTTGATGCGGTGCTTGATCAGGTCGAGGCCCGCCGACTGGGTCAGCGAGATGACGGCGGCCTTGGTGGCGCAATAGACGCCGACCAGCGCCTCGCCACGCCGCCCGGCCTGGCTTGCCATGTTGATGATTTTGCCGCCCTTGCCCCGCGCGATCATCGAGCGGGCAGCCGCCTGCAGCATGAACAGCGTGCCGGCGACATTGACGGAAAACAATTTCTCGTAGCTTGCCCGGGAGATCTCGACGATCGGCGCCAGATCGAACAAGGCCGCGTTGTTGATCAATATGTCGAGGCCGCCGGCCTTGCTTTCCACCGCCTTCACCGCGGCGTCGATGGAGGCCTGATCCGTGACATCGAGTTTGACGGCATAGGCATTGGCGCCGATCTCGGCGGCCGTCTTTTGCGCGGCCTCAAGGTTGATGTCGGCAATCGCCACCGTGGCGCCTTCGCGCACATAGGCTTCGGCAAAAGCCTTGCCGATGCCACGCGCCGAACCCGTGATCAGCGCCGATTTGCCGGCCAGGCGCATGCTCACATTGCCTTTCCGTCGGCACCGAAGCGATGCAGCTTGGCCTTGTCGGGCGTCAGATAGATGGTGTCACCGTGATGGACGGCTAACTCGCCGTCGGCGCGCACCGTCAGCGGCCCGACGCCATCGGTCTGGACATGCAGGAAGGTGTCGGAGCCCAGATGTTCGGCAACGCCGACGGTGGCTTTCCATTCGCCCGCCGTGGTTGAGATATCCATATGTTCGGGGCGGATACCGATGGTCTTGGCGCCATGTTTGGCGGCTGGCGCGCCCTCGATCAGGTTCATCTTCGGCGAGCCGATGAAGCCGGCGACGAACAGGTTGCGCGGCGTCTTGTAGAGCTCCATCGGCGAGCCGACCTGCTCGATATTGCCGGCATTCAGCACGACGATCTTGTCGGCCATGGTCATGGCTTCGACCTGGTCGTGGGTGACGTAGATCATGGTGGTCTTGAGCTGGTGGTGCAACTCGCTGATCTCCAGCCGCATCGTGCCGCGAAGGGCCGCATCGAGGTTGGAGAGCGGTTCGTCGAACAGGAAGGCCGAGGGCTGGCGCACGATGGCGCGGCCGATGGCGACGCGCTGGCGCTGGCCGCCTGAGAGCTGGCCGGGCCGCCGTTCGAGATAGTTGGTGAGGTTCAAGACGCGTGCCGCGTCCTTTACCTTCTTGTCGATGGTCGCCTGGTCCTCGCCCGCCATCTTCAGCGGGAAGGCGATGTTCTTGGCCACCGTCATATGCGGATAGAGCGCGTAGGACTGGAACACCATGGCAAGCTTGCGCTTGGCCGGCGCCTCGCCGGTGACGTCACGGCCATCGATGTTGATGGTGCCGCCGCTGGTGTCCTCCAGCCCGGCGATCAGTCGCAGCAGCGTGGACTTGCCGCAACCCGACGGGCCGACGAAGACGACGAACTCGCCATTCTCGATCACCAGGTCGAGGCCGGGGATGATTGACGTCGCCCCGAAGGACTTGGAGACGTTCTTGAGCGTGATGTTTCCCATGGTTTCCTCCCCGAGGGGTTATTGTCCGTCGTCGGTTGCGTGCGGCGGTATTATTTCACGGCGCCAAAGGTCAGGCCGCGCACCAGCTGCTTCTGGCTGAACCAGCCCATGATCAGGATCGGCGCGATCGCCAGCGTCGAGGCGGCCGAAAGCTTGGCCCAGAACAGGCCTTGCGGGCTGGAGAAGGAACTGATGAAGGCGGTGAGCGGAGCAGCATCCGTGGTGGTCAGGCGGATCGTCCAGAACGCCTCGTTCCAGGCCAGGATGATGTTCAAGAGCATGGTCGAGGCAATGCCGGGCACCGCCATCGGGGTCAGCACATAGATGATCTCGTTCCACAGCGAGGCGCCGTCCATGCGCGCCGCTTCCAGGATTTCGCCAGGGATCTCGCGGAAGTAGGTGTAGAGCATCCACACCACGATCGGCAGGTTGATCAGCATCAGCATGACCATCAGGCCGATGCGGCTGTCGAGCAGGCCGGTGTCGCGGAAGATCAGGTAGATCGGGAACAGCACCGCGACAGCCGGCATCATCTTGGTGGACAGCATCCACATCAGAATGTCCTTGGTCCGCTTGGTCGGCGAGAACGCCATCGACCATGCCGCCGGAATGGCGACCAGCAAGGCCAGGATGGTTGAGCCGACCGAGAGCAGCACCGAATTGAAGAAGAACTTGAAGTAGCCGCTCTGCGCCTGAACCTCGGTATAACTCTCGAACGTTCCGGACGGGATCAGGGCGAAACCCTGGATCGCCTCCTGTTCCGACTTGAACGAGGTTATGATCGTGTAGAGGATCGGGAAGAAGATCAGCAGCGCGACGATCCAGGCCGCAGCCGTCGCGATCGTCTTGTGCCGGGTGGTGACTGCACGGGCCATCTTGTCCTCCCTTACTTGTCGAGGTTCTTGCCGACCGCGCGCATGGCGAAGAAGGCGACGATATTGGCGAGAATGACGGCGATCACGCCGCCCGCGGATGCCTGGCCGATTTTGAACTCCAGCAACGCCTTCTGGTAGACGAGGAAGGGCAGGTTGGTGGAGGCGTAGCCGGGGCCGCCATTGGTAGTGACCAGGATCTCGGCATAGACCGAGAGCAGGAAGATGGTCTGGATCAGGATGACCACGGTGATGGCGCGCGACATGTGCGGCAGCGTCAGATAGATGAAGCGGCTGATAAAGCCGGCGCCGTCCATTTCGGCGGCTTCCTTCTGCTCGCCGTCGAGCGATTGCAGCGCGGTCAAAAGGATCAATGTCGCGAAAGGCAGCCACTGCCAGGCGACGATGATGATGATCGCCGTCATCGGATGTTGCCCGAACCAGTCGATCGGTTGCGCCCCGAAGAAGCGCGCTATGTCGGCGAACACTCCGTATTGCGGGTGCATGATCATGTTCTTCCAGACCAGTGCGGCCACTGGCGGCATGACGAAGAACGGTGAAATGACGAGGATGCGCACGATCCCCTGTCCCCACATCGGCTGATCGATCAAAAGCGCCAGCAGGATGCCGCCGATCACCGTGATCAACAGAACGCTGATCACCAGGATCAAGGTGTTGAGGATCGATTGCAGGAAGGCGGGGTTGGAATAGAACAGCGCATAGTTGGAGAAACCAACGAAGCCGTCGCGGATCGGGTTGAGCGGATTGTACTGCTGGAAGGAGAACCAGAGGGTGATGACCAGCGGCACGATCATCCAGACGAACAGCAGCACGACAGATGGCGCCATCATGAAACGGGCAAGCGAACGGGTCTGCTGAGTAGCCATGACGGTCACCCTCCAAAGGTCAGCTAGATTTTTAGAGTTGTGCCAGAAATTCCAGGATTGTGAAGATGGCCGCCCGAACTGGGACTCGGGCGGCCACTGCCGGTCATGGTGCGCGACCGGCATTCGGCACCGGGAGGAGCCTTACTTGATATACCCGCCTTCGGTCATTGCCGCGGTGGCAGCGTCCTGGGCCTGCTTCAGCGCATCGTCGACGCTCGACTGGCCGGCAAGAGCCGCCGAGAAGAGCTGGCCGACAGTGGTGCCAAGGCCCTGGAACTCAGGGATGGCGACGAACTGGACGCCGACATAGGGCACCGGCTTGACAGTCGGATGCGTCGGATCGGCGGCGTTGATCGAGTCCAGCGTCATCTTGGCGAACGGAGCCGCCTTCTGGTACTCGGCATTGGCGTAGAGCGAGGAGCGCGTGCCCGGAGGAACGTTGGCCCAGCCTTCCTTAGCCGCGACGAGCTCGGCGTAATGCTTGCTGGTCGCCCAGGAGACGAACTTCTCGGCGGCGTCAGCCTTCTTGGTGCCGGCCGGAATGGCCAGCGACCATGCCCACAGCCAGTTGCCGCGCTTGCCCAGACCATTGTCGGGCGCCAGCGCATAGCCGACCTTGTCGGCGACGGTCGAGTTCTTCGGATCCGAAACGAAGGATGCCGCGACGGTGGCGTCGATCCACATGCCGCACTTGCCCTGCTGGAACAGCGCCAGGTTTTCGTTGAAGCCGTTGGAGGACGCACCTTCCGGACCGTCGGCCTTCATCAGGTCGACATAGAACTGCAGCGTGTTCTTCCATTCGGGCTGGTCGAACTGCGGCTTCCAGTTCTCGTCGAACCAGCGGGCGCCGAAGGAGTTCGACATGGCGGTCAGGAAGGCCATGTTCTCGCCCCAGCCGGCCTTGCCGCGCAGGCAGACGCCATTCACGCCATTGGCGCGGTCGGTCATCTTGTCGGCGGCCTGCTTGATGAAGTCCCAGGTCGGAGCGTCGGGCATCTTCAGCCCTGCTTTTTCCATCAAATCCTTGCGGTACATGACGAAGGAGCTTTCGCCGTAGAAGGGCGCGGCATAGAGCTTGCCGTCGACCGAAAGGCCGCCGGCAATGGCGGGGATGATGTCCTTGGCGTCATAGTCGTCGCCGAGCTTGTCGAGCGGCAAGAGCCAGCTCTGCTTGGCCCAGATCGGCACCTCGTAGGTGCCGATGGTCATCACGTCATACTGGCCACCCTTGGTGGCGATGTCGGTGGTGACGCGCTCGCGCAGCACGTTTTCTTCGAGCGTCACCCAGTTGAGCTGGATGTCGGGGTTCGCCTTGGTGAAGTCTTCGGTCAGCTTCTGCATGCGGACCATGTCGCCATTGTTGACGGTGGCGATGGTGATGGATTCGGCATGTGCGGCAAAAGCGAGAGCGCTGGCCGACAACAAGCCCAGGGTGAGCGTGCGCAGTTTCATCAAATTCCTCCCATGAACCAAGATGAGCATTTGCCTTGGCTTTGAGCAATTACTCACTTGAGATGAATTATGTCAAGCCGGATTCGATGCTGCAGCGCAGCACTCGGCCGTCCCGGCGCAGGACAGGCGCATGGAAATTTGGGGCGGCAAGCCGCGCCCGTGGCGGATATCAGCCGACGGGACAGGAAGGCCTGGAGGATTGGAGCGGCTCTAAAGGCCTGTCAGCAGGCGATCTCGGCCAGCAGCCAGTCGCGGAAGGCGCGGATCTTCGGCACATTGCGGCGCGCTTCGGGATAGACCAGCCAGTAGGCGTGGCCATCGTCGCCGACCAGGTCGAAGGGCTGGATCAGGCGGCCGTCGGCGAGCTCCGCCTTGAACAGCGCCCTAGTCAGGATCGCCACGCCATGGCCTGCTATGGCGGCATTGGCCTCATAGGCCTGCGCGCCCATGCTGCTGCCGGGCCGCTTGGCAAGGTCGTGCGTATGCACGCCGGCGGCCTCGAACCATTGCGTCCACCAGATGTCGCCCGGATCGAGGATCGGCAGCCGCAACAGGTCGGCTGGCTCCTTGATGCCGCCAATGCTGGCCGCGAGCTTCGGGCTCAGCATCGGCGTGAAATCGGCATCGAGCAGCTTGTGGGCTTCCAGCCCCGGCCATTTGCCGCCACCCGAGCGGATGGCGAGGTCGACATCCTCGCGGGCGAAATCCGTCAGCCGGCTCGATGTTTCGAGCCGCACGGCAAGCGCGGGATGGGCCATCTGGAATGAGCCCAGATGATGCGCCAGCCAATTCGAGGCAAAGGTCAGCACCGTGGTGACGCACAACAGACCGTCCGCGCCGCCACGCGCCGCGGCATAGGCCTGGCTGAGAATGGCAAAGGCCTCGCTGACCGCCGGCGCCAGCCGTTGGCCGGATTCGGTCAGCTCGATCTGCCGCGGCCGGCGCAGGAACAGCGGTGACCCGACACGCTCTTCCAGCACCTTGATCTGATAGCTGACCGCGGCCTGTGTCATGGCGAGTTCCACGGCGGCCTTGGTGAAGGAAAGATGCCGCGCCACCGCTTCGAACACCCGGATCGCCTGCAGCGGCGGGAGTTGCGAAACCTGCGGTGAGCTCAGATCCGGCATAAGGCCTCCTTATGGGTCCTTATCGACGTTCGATTGGCAAAGCTGGCCGGCAAGACCGACATTCAGGGTCAACCCGTCATTCGGGTTCAGGATAGCGAAGGTTGACGATCATGACCATGGCGCAGCAAAAATGCACTCCCGCTCCGGATCACCGCTGGATTTCGTGGCTCACGGACGGATTCGGTTGGTTCGCGATCAGAAAAAGGGCGCATCTCGACATCAGGGACCTGTCGCCGCATCTGCAGCGCGACGTCGGTTTCCTCGATGGCAATGACCCTTTCGGCCGGCACCTATAGACTTGTCGGCTTTATCGCAAAAAGCAGTCGCCGCTGCCGCACCTGGCAGGGTCTGCGGTCAGATGCCGGCCAGCAAAGCGGTCGCCGTCCGCTCATCGGTGATGAGGCCATTGACCAACCGGCGGTTCACGGCCGCCAGGATTCCCGGCAGCTTGCGCTCACCCATGGCCAGCGCGATGACCAGCGATTTTTCACGCGACGGCAGCGATGCCGACGACACGCGGTCGTTGGTGATGCCTTCGATCATGCGGCCATCGCGATCGAACACCCAGCCGACGATCTCGGCGATGCCGCCAGCCTTCTGCAGGGCTTTCAGCTCGCTTTCGGAAATGAAACCATCCTCATAGAGCGGCGCCTTGGGACCGAGGTCGCCAATGCCGATGAAGGTGACGTCGGCTTCCGCCGCAAGCGCCAGCGTCGGCTGGATCATCGGCTGGTTGAGCAGCATCTCGCGCTCCTGCGGCGAGGAGGCGATGACCGGCAGCGGCATCGGGAAGGAGCGCGCCTTGACCCGGTCGGCCATTGTGAAGATGACGTTGTAGAAGGCGGCCGAACCGTCCGGCGAGATGTTGCCCGTCAAGGACACCACCTTGTGCTGCGGACATTCCATCGGCGGCAGCTGTTCGATCGCCGCCTTCAGCGTGCGTCCGGTGCCGATGCCCATGACGATCGGCGTCGGAGAGCGCAGCCGCCGCTCGATCTCGGCGGCCGCCGCCTCGGCGATGCCGATCGTGGTGGAGGATGAATTCGGATCGCTCGGCACCACCTCGACCAGGTCGAGCGCGAAGCGCGATTTCAGCCGGGCGGCGAGGTCGAGGCAGTTGGCGATCGGATGATCGACACGAACCTTGATCAAGCCTTCCGACACCGCAAGCGACACCAGCCGCTGCGCCGTCTGCCGCGAAATGCCGAGCGTGGCGGCGATCTGGTCCTGTGTGTTGCCGGCAACATAATAAAGCCAGCCGGCGCGCGCCGCGTCGTCCAGCCTGTTGCTGCCGCCATCCTGCCGGCTATTCACGTCCTGCCTCCCAAGGCCGCCGGTCATCAGGGCGGTCCACTCTTAGTTTCGCAGGGAACGGCTGTCTGCGCAATTGTCAATATCAAGGGCAATTGTTCGCAACTGCGAGATTGGGATTGACCCACCGACAATCTCTGACCGCAGCGAGCAGGCCGGCTTCACTCCCGGTCGCGGCCGCCTTCTGTGATCCTGACGGTTTATCTCCCGGCGCAAACCCTTTAAGGGGATCGCAAAAGGAGCGCTGCATGACACCGAAGGCGGTTTTCTGGGACATGGATGGCACGCTGGTCGACAGTGAGCCGCTGCACGAGGCAGCCCTTGTGGCGGCAATGCGCAATGTCGGCCTCAAGCCGCCCGCCGACCTGCATGAGCGCGTGCTCGGCGTCGCCGCCTGGCCGGTCTACGAGATGATGCGCGACGAATTCGGCCTCGATCTTCCCTTCGACGATTGGATCATGCGCAAATACGAGCATTATCTGCCGCTGGTCGAAGGCCTGAAGCCGCGCCCCGGCGCCATCGAGGTCTTCAACGAATTACGAGCGCTTGGCGTGCAGCAGGCGGTGGTTTCCAATTCTGACCGGATGATCGTCGACGCCAATCTGCGCATGGTCGGCCTTGTCTATCCCGGCATGAAGACCATCAGCCGCAACGATGTGCGCGAAGGCAAGCCGCACGCCGAACCCTTCCTGCGCGCTGCCTATCTGGCCGGTGTCGATCCCGCGCACGCGGTGGCGGTCGACGACAGCTGGCCGGGCGCCATGGCGGGACTGGCGGCGGGCATGAAGACGATCTTCTGGTCGGAAAAGCCGATGGAAGGACCGCCCGGCGCCATCGTCATCAACAGCGCCGAGGAATTGCGCCGAGAAGTCGGCCTTTAATTCCGGTAGACGGGTTCCTGCTCGTCGAGGATCGCCTTCAATTCGGCGAGATGACGCTCGGCCTGGCCGGGATAATCATCCATTTCGCTCGCCGCTTTCTCGGCGATGGCATCGGACAGCGTCCGCAGCGGCCGGCCGGTCCACAGCGCCTTGATGTAGGTCTCGGCGGCGCGCTCGAAATAGAACATGCGGTTGAAGGCATCGGCGACCGTGTCGCCGATCACCATCACGCCGTGATTGCCCATCACCATCACCTTGACCTTGGGGTCGGTGAGAAGCTGCGAGCAGCGCTCGCCCTCTTCCTCGAAGGCCAGCCCGCCATAATGCGCGTCGACGACATGGCGGTTGAAGAACATCGCCGAATTCTGGTCGATCGGCGGCAAAGTCGAGTCCGCCAGCGAGGCCAGCACGGTGGCGTGGATCGAATGCACATGCATGGCGCAGCGCGCATGCGGCACGTTGCGGTGGATGGCGCCGTGCAGGCCCCAGGCCGTCGGGTCGGGCGCATTGGGGCCGGAGAGCGTTTCGGGATCGTTGGCGTCGATCAGCAGCAGATCGCTCGCCTTGATGCGCGAGAAATGCACCTGGTTCGGGTTCATCAGGAATTTGGTGCCGTCGTCGTTGACGGACAGGGAGAAATGATTGGCCACCGCCTCATGCATGTTGAGCCGAGCTGTCCAGCGGAAAGCGGCGGCGAGATCGACGCGCTCTTCGTAGTAAGGCAGGTTGCTCAGCGGCTCCTTGTGCAGGCGGGTGATGCTCATCGAAAATGCCTCCGGTTTTGGCCAGAATGCCGCGACCGACGGCGGCCCGCAACGGGTTTCGGTTGGTGCAGGGAGAAGCCGCTGGCTGTCAGGCCGCCGTGCTGGCGACAGTGCCGGCCCTGAGTCCACCATGCTCGACGATGAAGTCGATGACCTCCCGCAAGCCCTTGCCACGCGACAGATCGGTGAAGCCGAACGGCCGCTTGCCGCGCATGCGGCCGGCGTCGCTCTCCATGACGTCGAGGTTGACGTTCACATAAGGCGCCAGATCGCTCTTGTTGATGATCAGGAAATCGGAGCGGGTGATCGCCGGCCCGCCCTTGCGCGGGATCTCCTCGCCCTGGCAAACCGAGATGACATAGAGTGTCAGATCCGCAAGGTCCGGCGAGAAGGTGGCGGCAAGGTTGTCGCCGCCGGATTCGATGAAGATGATGTCGAGATCGGGGAATTTCCGGTTGAGTTCGGCGATCGCCTGCAAATTGATCGAGGCGTCCTCGCGGATGGCGGTATGCGGGCAGCCACCGGTCTCGACGCCGACGATGCGATCCTCCGGCAGCGCCTGCAGCCGGGCCAGCATCATAGCGTCTTCCCTGGTGTAGATATCGTTGGTGACGACGGCGATGGAGAACTCGTCGCGCAGCGCCTTGCAGAGTTTTTCGGTGAGCGTCGTCTTGCCGGAGCCGACAGGGCCGCCAATACCGATGCGAAGGGGACCGTTGGCTTGGGTCATGTTGGGAACTCCATGATGGCGAGGATTGCGAAGCCGAGCCCGATCAACAGGCAGAGCGGCGAATAATAACTGGTATCGAGCCGGGCGAAAGGCTGCTCGGGCGCCAGCCGCCGCCACCACGGCGTGAAGCCGGCAATGCCGCGCCCCAAAAACACCAGCCCGATGAGCAGCGAAGTGGCTGCAAGGCCTTCTCTGGGGAAGGGCGAGGCAAAGAAGCCGATCAGCGCCAGCGGCCAGAGCGTCGCCAGGCCAAGGCAGGCGGCAACGGCGAAACTGGCCAAGGGCGTCGGCATTTCGTCAACGCCGCGAAAACCGACGACCGCGTGGGCACAGGACGCCGCATCCCCGCCCGGCCAGATGCCGCCAATGCCCCAATAGACATGCAGCGCCGTGATCAGCAGCAGGACGAAGGACAGCGCGAAAGCGAGAAGGATCATGAGCGGAACAGTCGCGAATACTGAGTTTCGTGCTTCATCGCCATGACGTCGGAGACGAAGGCGCAGCCGCCGAGATCGTCCAATGTCGACCGGGACGCGCGGGCGGCGGTTGCAAGCGCCAGCGGCTCGAAGCCGGCCAGCAGTGTGGTGGCCTCGCTCTGGCCGACGACACCCAGCCTGATCGCCGCCTGCACGAGGTTGGAGAAGAAGGCTTGCAGGAAGGCGGACAGCGCGTCCTGCAGCGCAATGCCATTGCCGCCGGCAATGGCGCCGACGACGACACAATAGGCGCATTCAGCCGGCAAGCGCTTCAGCACCGGATTGGGCCAGGCCGCAGCCGCTTTCAGGAAGGCCGCGCCTTGCAGCATGGTCTCGGTATGGCGTTCGCGCGAGCCGGAGAGCGCCTCGGCCAGGGCGGCGACCTCGTCGAGATCGCCGTCGTCGCGGGCGCGGCGCCAGCTCTCGGAAAACAGCACGGCATCGTTCCAGCCCGAGCCCATCTCGACCAGCGTTTCCAGCCAGCTGGCCAGGCTCTCGGCATCGGCAACCAGCCCGTCATGCACCGCGCGCTCGAGACCATGACTGTAGGCAAAACCGCCGACCGGAAAGGCCGGCGACAGCCACGCCATCAGCCGCAAGAGCGCAATGTTCGAAGGCTGGTCAGTCATGGTCGTGGTGATGACCGGCATGGGAATGGCTGTGTGCGTGGGAATGCGATTCGCCATGCGCGTGAGAATGCGCTTCCGCGTGGCTGTGCGCATGGCCGTGATCATGCCCACCACCATGTCCGGAATAGGCGCCGCGCACCGGCTTGAACGGTTCGGAAACCTCGCGCACCGTGGCGCCAAGCCCCTCCAGCATCGCCTTGATGACGTGGTCGCGCAGGATGACGATACGGTCCGCCTCGATGCCCGCGGCGAGATGGCGGTTGCCGA is a genomic window of Mesorhizobium huakuii containing:
- a CDS encoding carbohydrate ABC transporter permease, producing the protein MARAVTTRHKTIATAAAWIVALLIFFPILYTIITSFKSEQEAIQGFALIPSGTFESYTEVQAQSGYFKFFFNSVLLSVGSTILALLVAIPAAWSMAFSPTKRTKDILMWMLSTKMMPAVAVLFPIYLIFRDTGLLDSRIGLMVMLMLINLPIVVWMLYTYFREIPGEILEAARMDGASLWNEIIYVLTPMAVPGIASTMLLNIILAWNEAFWTIRLTTTDAAPLTAFISSFSSPQGLFWAKLSAASTLAIAPILIMGWFSQKQLVRGLTFGAVK
- a CDS encoding L-iditol 2-dehydrogenase, translating into MRLAGKSALITGSARGIGKAFAEAYVREGATVAIADINLEAAQKTAAEIGANAYAVKLDVTDQASIDAAVKAVESKAGGLDILINNAALFDLAPIVEISRASYEKLFSVNVAGTLFMLQAAARSMIARGKGGKIINMASQAGRRGEALVGVYCATKAAVISLTQSAGLDLIKHRINVNGIAPGVVDSDMWDQVDALFAKYENRPKGEKKRLVGEGVPYGRMGKPEDLAGMAVFLASDEAEYIVAQTYNVDGGQWMS
- a CDS encoding ABC transporter ATP-binding protein, producing the protein MGNITLKNVSKSFGATSIIPGLDLVIENGEFVVFVGPSGCGKSTLLRLIAGLEDTSGGTINIDGRDVTGEAPAKRKLAMVFQSYALYPHMTVAKNIAFPLKMAGEDQATIDKKVKDAARVLNLTNYLERRPGQLSGGQRQRVAIGRAIVRQPSAFLFDEPLSNLDAALRGTMRLEISELHHQLKTTMIYVTHDQVEAMTMADKIVVLNAGNIEQVGSPMELYKTPRNLFVAGFIGSPKMNLIEGAPAAKHGAKTIGIRPEHMDISTTAGEWKATVGVAEHLGSDTFLHVQTDGVGPLTVRADGELAVHHGDTIYLTPDKAKLHRFGADGKAM
- a CDS encoding carbohydrate ABC transporter permease; this translates as MATQQTRSLARFMMAPSVVLLFVWMIVPLVITLWFSFQQYNPLNPIRDGFVGFSNYALFYSNPAFLQSILNTLILVISVLLITVIGGILLALLIDQPMWGQGIVRILVISPFFVMPPVAALVWKNMIMHPQYGVFADIARFFGAQPIDWFGQHPMTAIIIIVAWQWLPFATLILLTALQSLDGEQKEAAEMDGAGFISRFIYLTLPHMSRAITVVILIQTIFLLSVYAEILVTTNGGPGYASTNLPFLVYQKALLEFKIGQASAGGVIAVILANIVAFFAMRAVGKNLDK
- a CDS encoding mannitol dehydrogenase family protein — its product is MTVKLSSANLANLPAKVGGPKYDRSKLKAGIVHFGVGNFHRSHQAVYLDDLFNSGVGHDWALVGAGVFDGEKVGRGRLQEQDWLTTVVEQDDGHMSARVTGAMIDFLMPGDAAGIIERLADPAIKIVSLTITEGGYFIDPASGKFNPAHPDIVADAQPGATPKTVFGLILAGLVRRRDEGTVPFTVMSCDNIPHNGHVTSDGVIGLARLIDEDLASWVSGHVAFPNGMVDRITPATTDRERGILAKDFGVEDAWPVFCEPFRQWVLEDRFTDGRPPLEKVGVQFVKDVAPYELMKIRILNGGHATIAYPAGLMDIHFVHEAMQEPLVRGFLDKLEHDEIIPTVPPVPDTVLEDYYQLIEKRFSNPKIGDTIRRLCLDGSNRQPKFIIPTIADRLKAGKGVAGLALESALWCRYCFGTTDSGAVIEPNDPSWDRLQATAKAAKDAPAAWLAMEDIYGDVGRATAFVEAFSHALNVLWANGARATLTRYIAGKL
- a CDS encoding HAD family hydrolase; protein product: MTPELVIFDCDGVLVDSEALSISALLGMIELAGGSVSEDAAYEHFLGKSMKSVREILGRDFGLEISDQHLTAMRVDLMRKFREELKPIPGVKEMLPKLGLPFCVASSGTLERIRYALEVTGLLGLMEPHLFSAAMVAKGKPAPDLFLHAAASMRAHPRKCLVIEDSPAGVAAARAAGMRVFAFTGGSHAGNPALKARLASSEPDFIFADMLQLPDLIAGLGARVRAS